The proteins below are encoded in one region of Pangasianodon hypophthalmus isolate fPanHyp1 chromosome 6, fPanHyp1.pri, whole genome shotgun sequence:
- the tmem123 gene encoding uncharacterized protein tmem123 isoform X1, producing MKTSGYFMIFYLTFFDIWDLSASQNSRNESKTHTTATGVYVTAWEGQVTLSTSNSSSHESITHTTLLLRAPFTTTGSQNTPVPTSAPCSQVHVASLLGGMMLGFIVTLAVCLGYRLICSRQQGRYRALEQHDAII from the exons ATGAAAACCAGCGGCTATTTCATGATTTTCTACCTGACTTTCTTTGACATCTGGG atttaTCAGCCTCTCAAAATTcaagaaatgagagcaaaaCCCATACTACAGCAACTGGGGTATATGTTACTGCTTGGGAAGGACAAGTGACTCTCTCAACTTCAAACTCATCAAGCCATgaatccatcacacacactacactgttatTAAGAGCTCCATTTACAACAACAGGGAGTCAAAACACTCCAGTTCCTACATCAG CTCCGTGTTCGCAGGTCCATGTGGCCAGTTTGCTGGGAGGAATGATGCTGGGCTTCATCGTAACGCTGGCTGTGTGTCTGGGCTACAGGTTAATCTGCTCTCGCCAGCAGGGGCGCTATCGAGCTCT aGAACAACATGATGCCATCATATAA
- the yap1 gene encoding transcriptional coactivator YAP1 → MDPSQHNPPAGHQVVHVRGDSETDLEALFNAVMNPKSAAVPPSVPMRMRKLPDSFFKPPEPKSHSRQASTDAGTAGTLTPQHVRAHSSPASLQLSAVTSGTMSTLTPAGTSPQHLRQPSYEIPDDVPLPPGWEMAKTPSGQRYFLNHIDQSTTWQDPRKAMLQITQPNSASPVPVQQQNLLNPASGPLPEGWEQAITAEGEIYYINHKNKTTSWLDPRLDPRYALNQQRITQSAPVKQGTQLPSSPQNPAVMGGNNQMRLQQLQLEKERLRLKHQELLRPRPQELALRNQLPTSMEQDSGTQNPVSSPSMGQDGRSMTTNSSDPFLNSGTYHSRDESTDSGLSMSSYSVPRTPDDFLNSVDEMETSDSLGPASLATQPSRFPNYLDEIPGTDVDLGTLEGESMAVEGEELMPSLQEALSSDILNDMESVLAATKIDKESFLTWL, encoded by the exons GATGAACCCCAAAAGCGCCGCTGTGCCCCCATCCGTGCCAATGAGGATGAGGAAGCTGCCAGACTCCTTCTTCAAACCACCCGAGCCCAAATCCCACTCCAGACAG GCGAGTACAGATGCAGGCACGGCCGGTACGCTCACTCCACAGCATGTCAGGGCGCACTCCTCGCCTGCCTCCCTGCAGCTGAGCGCCGTCACATCCGGCACGATGAGCACCCTGACCCCAGCAGGCACCTCCCCCCAGCACCTGCGTCAGCCCTCCTACGAGATCCCTGATGATGTGCCCCTTCCTCCAGGCTGGGAGATGGCCAAGACCCCGTCTGGCCAGAGATACTTCCTTAA CCACATTGACCAGTCAACCACCTGGCAGGACCCTCGCAAGGCCATGCTCCAGATCACCCAGCCGAACTCAGCCAGCCCTGTCCCTGTTCAGCAGCAAAACCTCCTGAACCCGGCCTCAG GTCCTCTTCCTGAAGGCTGGGAGCAGGCAATCACAGCAGAGGGAGAGATCTACTACATCAACCACAAGAATAAAACAACATCCTGGCTGGACCCACGGCTCGACCCACGCTATG CTCTGAACCAGCAGCGAATTACCCAGAGTGCTCCAGTAAAGCAGGGCACCCAGCTCCCCTCCAGCCCCCAGAACCCAGCCGTCATGGGAGGGAACAACCAGATGAGACTGCAGCAGCTGCagctggagaaagagagactgagactTAAACACCAGGAGCTGCTCCGCCCGAGACCACAG gagctggCTTTGAGGAACCAGCTGCCCACCAGCATGGAGCAGGACAGTGGCACTCAGAACCCGGTGTCGTCCCCTAGCATGGGACAGGACGGTCGCAGCATGACCACCAACAGCTCAGACCCCTTCCTCAACAG cgGAACATATCACTCCAGAGATGAGAGCACAGACAGTGGCCTGAGCATGAGCAGCTACAGTGTCCCGCGCACTCCAGACGACTTCCTGAACAGCGTAGATGAGATGGAGACAA GCGATTCCCTCGGCCCTGCGTCCTTGGCGACCCAGCCAAGCCGTTTCCCAAACTACCTGGATGAAATCCCAGGCACTGATGTGGACTTGGGCACCCTGGAGGGCGAGAGCATGGCAGTGGAAGGCGAGGAGCTGATGCCGAGCCTGCAGGAGGCGCTGAGCTCCGACATCCTGAACGACATGGAGTCTGTGCTGGCTGCGACCAAGATCGACAAAGAGAGCTTCCTGACCTGGCTATAG
- the tmem123 gene encoding uncharacterized protein tmem123 isoform X2 — MKTSGYFMIFYLTFFDIWDLSASQNSRNESKTHTTATGVYVTAWEGQVTLSTSNSSSHESITHTTLLLRAPFTTTGSQNTPVPTSGPCGQFAGRNDAGLHRNAGCVSGLQVNLLSPAGALSSSRTT, encoded by the exons ATGAAAACCAGCGGCTATTTCATGATTTTCTACCTGACTTTCTTTGACATCTGGG atttaTCAGCCTCTCAAAATTcaagaaatgagagcaaaaCCCATACTACAGCAACTGGGGTATATGTTACTGCTTGGGAAGGACAAGTGACTCTCTCAACTTCAAACTCATCAAGCCATgaatccatcacacacactacactgttatTAAGAGCTCCATTTACAACAACAGGGAGTCAAAACACTCCAGTTCCTACATCAG GTCCATGTGGCCAGTTTGCTGGGAGGAATGATGCTGGGCTTCATCGTAACGCTGGCTGTGTGTCTGGGCTACAGGTTAATCTGCTCTCGCCAGCAGGGGCGCTATCGAGCTCT aGAACAACATGA